From the Flavobacterium galactosidilyticum genome, one window contains:
- a CDS encoding PIN domain-containing protein: MMNIFLDSNILFQDYFFDNKSNKKILDYCKEGLLNLYMSEIVRLELRRQFQRELEDKNREIKKIIKDAIRLKIEAEITEISISEQLEKFDTFYKRLTYNDNFFLLPYYNDFLPDLVERAIYRKKPFTEEKSELKDAIIWKTYSHYVESNDTSDCILLTNNTSDFCSKQDKSKIHPDLELDTTRFSVINKSFEFIKTNATVLEGPENKFQAYINQIDIDQEFVLNILKENFEKAIEDEIHKKIDNLHPSDILSDDYFFDGQMVAYGCEILDCEEIEHEILGDTALISGVVYASCEVEILQYNAVRDPGEDRYSNVGEKNVTFKVFFNFDLKKDEICSDFEITDVEVGDID, encoded by the coding sequence ATGATGAATATTTTCCTAGATTCAAATATACTATTTCAAGACTATTTTTTTGATAATAAGTCAAATAAGAAAATACTTGATTATTGTAAAGAAGGTCTGTTGAACCTGTATATGTCTGAAATTGTTCGTTTGGAATTGCGAAGACAGTTTCAAAGAGAACTTGAGGATAAAAATAGGGAAATAAAAAAAATAATTAAAGATGCTATTCGACTTAAAATTGAGGCAGAAATAACAGAAATATCTATTTCCGAACAGTTAGAAAAATTTGACACTTTCTATAAAAGACTAACTTACAATGATAATTTTTTTTTATTACCATATTATAACGACTTTTTACCGGATCTTGTAGAAAGAGCAATTTATAGAAAGAAACCATTTACTGAAGAAAAATCAGAATTGAAAGATGCTATAATTTGGAAAACATATTCTCACTATGTTGAAAGCAATGATACTTCGGATTGTATCCTGTTAACAAATAATACTTCGGATTTTTGCTCAAAACAAGACAAATCAAAAATCCATCCAGATTTAGAATTAGATACGACCAGATTTTCAGTAATCAATAAGTCTTTCGAATTTATTAAAACTAATGCAACTGTTCTCGAAGGTCCTGAGAACAAATTCCAAGCATACATTAATCAAATTGATATTGACCAAGAATTTGTTTTGAATATCCTAAAAGAGAATTTCGAAAAGGCAATTGAAGACGAAATACACAAGAAAATAGATAATCTCCATCCTTCCGATATACTTTCTGATGATTATTTTTTTGATGGGCAGATGGTAGCGTATGGATGCGAAATTTTAGACTGCGAAGAGATTGAACATGAAATTCTTGGTGACACAGCTCTTATTTCAGGTGTAGTTTATGCTAGTTGTGAAGTTGAGATTTTACAATATAATGCAGTACGTGACCCTGGAGAAGATAGATACTCGAATGTTGGTGAAAAAAATGTAACTTTTAAGGTGTTTTTCAATTTTGATCTAAAAAAGGATGAGATATGTTCTGATTTTGAAATTACTGATGTTGAAGTTGGTGATATAGATTAA
- a CDS encoding molybdenum ABC transporter permease: MVASLVIGILFLVLGLALRYWINRRKFYRRSPMGAESFSSYEKSIGIKFIERVGKWVAYALIIFGLLSLWVYSREKNDNEKQKVEIETEPTDQRR; the protein is encoded by the coding sequence ATGGTTGCATCATTAGTTATAGGGATACTATTTTTGGTTTTAGGCTTGGCACTTCGCTATTGGATAAATCGTAGAAAGTTTTACAGGCGTAGTCCTATGGGTGCCGAAAGTTTTTCTTCTTACGAAAAATCGATTGGCATTAAATTCATTGAACGAGTTGGCAAATGGGTAGCCTATGCACTGATTATTTTTGGGCTATTGTCGTTATGGGTTTATTCACGCGAAAAAAATGATAATGAAAAACAGAAAGTGGAGATAGAAACCGAACCAACCGACCAACGCAGATAG
- a CDS encoding PRTRC system protein B gives MNNLNDITENFGTLYFPKSALVFYETKGINIDMYVEHFDMDRNGNPINAHPLTVKEANVLAKSLHTDEEKNKAFLKPKRILSTNILHINPSEKGTVLWYTKAQQRQLYFVNGLGIPNGKAKVPPMLWFANKNSLSVFALSSDRRPIEKTPLHYAPFFNVYENGNVCMGTVNIDIQNSASVEEFIQAWESYFFNSYFSHLLGNYNPIKGNCVTIWKDLIGTDTPFPKEVLKPNNKTLKNLL, from the coding sequence ATGAACAATTTAAACGACATCACCGAGAATTTTGGAACATTATATTTTCCAAAATCTGCTTTGGTTTTTTATGAAACCAAAGGTATAAATATAGATATGTATGTGGAGCATTTTGATATGGATAGAAACGGAAACCCTATCAATGCACACCCTTTGACCGTAAAAGAAGCCAATGTATTGGCAAAATCATTACATACCGATGAAGAAAAGAACAAAGCCTTTTTAAAGCCAAAGAGAATTTTGTCTACCAACATTTTACACATCAATCCGAGTGAAAAAGGTACAGTACTTTGGTACACCAAAGCACAGCAAAGACAACTGTATTTTGTAAATGGTTTGGGCATTCCCAACGGCAAGGCTAAAGTACCGCCAATGCTTTGGTTTGCAAATAAAAATAGCCTTTCTGTATTTGCTTTGTCAAGCGATAGAAGACCCATAGAAAAAACGCCTTTGCATTACGCTCCATTTTTTAATGTGTACGAAAATGGCAACGTATGTATGGGAACAGTAAATATTGATATTCAAAATTCGGCTTCGGTGGAAGAATTTATACAAGCGTGGGAAAGCTATTTTTTCAACAGTTATTTCAGCCATTTATTGGGGAATTACAATCCGATAAAAGGAAATTGTGTAACCATTTGGAAAGACCTAATTGGTACAGACACCCCCTTTCCAAAAGAAGTATTGAAACCAAATAACAAAACACTTAAAAACCTATTGTGA
- a CDS encoding PRTRC system ThiF family protein, with product MNTAKQKIHFTDRDLINPTNPILINVIGAGGTGSKVLTALMEMNHSLTELGHAGLQIRLWDDDVITQANLGRQRFAECEIGLYKSVALINRANRFSGTNWKAETVKFEKDRLDKLPENAGASIYISCVDSVKARFGIADILNILNNGKAYSNRPRYWLDFGNSQHTGQVLLSTIGRIKQPNSEKYETVASLPFITDEFGELLKQSEEQDDTPSCSLAEALEKQDLFINSSLVQMGCSLLWGLFRNGMTEYRGFFHNLKDFNTHPIKVT from the coding sequence ATGAATACAGCTAAACAAAAAATACATTTTACAGACAGAGATTTAATCAATCCTACCAATCCGATTTTGATAAATGTAATCGGTGCAGGTGGAACAGGTTCAAAGGTTTTGACCGCCTTAATGGAAATGAACCACAGTTTAACTGAGTTGGGACACGCAGGACTACAAATCCGCCTTTGGGATGATGATGTAATTACCCAAGCAAATTTGGGCAGACAGCGTTTTGCAGAATGTGAAATTGGATTGTACAAATCCGTTGCACTAATTAACAGAGCCAACCGATTTTCGGGAACAAATTGGAAAGCCGAAACGGTAAAATTTGAAAAAGACCGTTTGGATAAATTGCCCGAAAATGCAGGAGCAAGTATTTATATTTCTTGCGTGGACAGCGTAAAAGCAAGGTTTGGGATTGCGGATATTTTGAATATTCTGAACAACGGTAAAGCCTATTCCAACCGCCCACGTTATTGGTTAGATTTCGGTAACAGCCAGCACACAGGACAAGTGCTACTATCTACAATAGGAAGAATTAAACAACCCAATTCCGAGAAATACGAAACGGTGGCAAGCCTGCCATTTATTACTGATGAATTTGGCGAACTTTTAAAACAGTCTGAAGAGCAGGACGACACGCCAAGTTGCAGTTTAGCTGAAGCATTAGAAAAGCAGGATTTATTTATTAATTCGTCATTGGTACAAATGGGTTGTTCTTTGCTTTGGGGCTTGTTCCGCAATGGAATGACGGAATACAGAGGATTTTTTCATAATCTGAAAGATTTTAATACCCACCCGATAAAAGTCACCTGA
- a CDS encoding DNA-binding response regulator codes for METDAHQKEISVAFINDISPVLDEICKSLATSGIKIVFRSEHIKDGLFQLSALKTLPKVCVIDLDFYSKEIIQQLIEIRTQYPSIKLIAYSDIDEENIVSSLVKLGFSSYLLVGSDTDDLKKAFKRIYNE; via the coding sequence ATGGAAACAGATGCCCACCAAAAAGAAATTAGCGTAGCATTTATCAATGATATAAGCCCGGTGCTGGATGAGATTTGCAAAAGTCTTGCTACTTCAGGAATTAAAATAGTTTTTCGTTCAGAGCATATTAAAGACGGATTATTTCAATTATCAGCATTGAAAACACTTCCCAAAGTTTGCGTGATTGACCTTGATTTTTACAGTAAGGAAATCATCCAACAACTTATAGAAATTAGGACACAATATCCTTCCATAAAACTTATTGCCTATAGTGATATTGATGAAGAAAACATAGTATCTTCTCTTGTTAAACTTGGCTTTTCAAGCTATTTACTTGTCGGTAGCGATACAGACGATTTAAAAAAAGCTTTCAAAAGGATATATAATGAATGA
- a CDS encoding PRTRC system protein C, with protein MLLATQLERVFILKDKGQDIKLTDPEPRWSVEAVMNFYANMYPILTTAKVSAPQIKDDAVEYKFESVMGTKG; from the coding sequence ATGTTATTAGCAACGCAATTAGAGCGAGTTTTTATACTCAAAGATAAAGGACAGGACATCAAACTGACCGACCCCGAACCACGTTGGAGCGTGGAAGCCGTAATGAATTTTTATGCCAATATGTACCCTATTTTGACAACGGCAAAAGTATCAGCACCGCAAATAAAAGACGATGCAGTTGAGTACAAATTTGAAAGCGTAATGGGTACAAAGGGTTAA
- a CDS encoding PRTRC system protein E: MNTNFFNQIAQLDFTGVLQLNISKRAENNLIVSVILNNEQCGDNAKNLIPPLIFNATPQEFDDGFFEQITAPIKTVSGLMVDMEKFLKQLEEVKKQSAMEKEKADKQKKEQEAKDKKFKDGMAKADELEKEGKFREAWMKVPEITEFPEKADEIRKRKIALSDKFATPSLFGAMEETKPELQQEEKVTVDYPTDETDEEEEQEY; this comes from the coding sequence ATGAATACTAATTTTTTCAATCAGATAGCACAGTTGGACTTTACAGGGGTATTACAACTGAACATTTCAAAAAGAGCAGAAAATAACCTAATCGTTTCGGTTATCCTCAATAACGAACAATGCGGAGATAACGCCAAAAACCTAATTCCGCCACTAATATTTAACGCAACACCCCAAGAGTTTGACGATGGTTTTTTTGAGCAGATAACCGCACCCATCAAAACCGTTTCGGGTTTAATGGTGGACATGGAAAAATTTCTAAAACAATTAGAAGAAGTCAAAAAACAATCGGCTATGGAGAAAGAAAAAGCCGACAAACAGAAGAAAGAACAGGAAGCCAAAGACAAGAAATTTAAAGACGGAATGGCAAAGGCGGATGAGTTAGAAAAAGAGGGAAAATTCCGTGAAGCGTGGATGAAAGTACCCGAGATAACGGAGTTTCCCGAAAAAGCGGACGAGATACGCAAACGTAAAATAGCATTGTCTGACAAGTTTGCAACACCGAGCCTTTTTGGAGCAATGGAAGAAACAAAACCCGAACTGCAACAAGAGGAAAAAGTTACAGTAGATTATCCTACTGATGAAACGGACGAAGAAGAAGAACAAGAGTATTAA
- a CDS encoding molybdenum ABC transporter ATP-binding protein, translating into METKVIATKFVRYDVPELETLQFAKVYLLREKLNKGEKMNRAEKNWLADAVNRNAYFKKAVPLHGYRFGFEDVLKNYVVKQYGNWSEYNAPDKTSLRSIVYGRIEQIAQIN; encoded by the coding sequence ATGGAAACGAAAGTAATAGCCACCAAGTTTGTCCGCTATGATGTACCCGAATTGGAAACCCTACAATTTGCAAAGGTTTATCTATTGAGGGAAAAACTGAACAAAGGCGAAAAAATGAACCGAGCCGAAAAGAATTGGCTTGCAGACGCAGTAAACCGAAATGCCTATTTCAAAAAAGCAGTTCCCTTGCACGGCTATCGGTTTGGTTTTGAAGATGTTTTGAAAAACTATGTAGTGAAGCAATACGGCAATTGGTCAGAATACAATGCACCCGACAAGACAAGCCTTAGAAGCATTGTATATGGTAGGATTGAACAAATAGCACAAATTAATTAA